GAATAATAGACTAAGAGAACATATTTTATTTGTTAGAGAGAAATCAGAATTTTATAGAAACCTCTATCAAGATGTTAATCAGACGACTTTTTCTCTATCTGATTTACCAATTCTTAATCAGGAAAGTTTTTGGGGGAGTAATGGTTTCGATAATAATACTGTCTTAACGTCTACTCAGCCAAATGGTGTTGTTTTTAAAAGTGGAGGAACGACAGGCACTCCGAAGTCGAGTTATTTTACTCAGGAGGAATGGGAAGTCTTCACAAGTGATTTTGCTTTTGGCATGGATCAACTTAATTTGAAAGAGGGAGATCGTTGTGCAAACCTCTTCTATTCAGGTGATTTATATGCTTCTTTCTTATTTATTAATAAGAGTGTTGAAAAACTAAAGAGCAAAGTTGTTCAGTATCCAATTACTGGACAAACGAGTCTAGAAGAAACAAGGAAGATTATTGAAAACTTTAAAATCAATACTCTATTTGGAGTTCCTACTTCTTTGTTAAATCTAGCAAATCAATTTAAAGAGAAAAATTCTCAAATTGAACATATATACTATGGCGGAGAACCACTCTTTGAAGACCAGAAAGAGAAGCTCTTGGAGAAGTTTCCATGTGCCCATATATCATCAATTGGATATGCTAGTGTAGATGGTGGACAACTTGGTTATGTGAATTCTACTTGTCTTGCTGGTGAACATATTGTTTTCGAAAATACGATTATGGAAATCGTAGATATTGAAACAAATAAAGTAATTTCGGAAACTAATAAAGTCGGAAAATTAGTTTATACAAATCTCTCTAGAAGATTAATGCCAATCATTCGCTATCCTGTTGGAGATATGGCCACTTGGGTAGAAGTGGGGACTAAGTTTAAGCTGTTGGGTCGTTCTGATGAAGGAGCTCGAGTTGGTCCAGTTACTATTTCACGAGATGATATTCTCTCGGCACTAAAGAGAAGTAGCTTAGGTGAATATGTTCAGAATATTCAATTGGTAATAAAGAGAGATAATGGCAGAGATTATTTGCATGTCTACTTAGGAGTTGAAAGTAAAGTTAGTCTTAATATTTCAGAGTCCTTAAGGAACTTTAAAGAGCACTTTGCCTTAGAAAGACCTATGTACCAGAAGGAGAAGAACGCTGATAATATTGGAGAATTAGAAGCTTCAATAGTATTAGTTGATGACCTCCAGAAGAACCCAAGAACAGGTAAATTAAGGTTAGTTATAGACGAAAGATTCTCCTGAGAGATAAGAAATCTTTATTTTCGTGATATTATTTAAGTAATTAAATACACGAGGATAAAAGCTTGAAAATCCTATTAGCACAAAGTAATCATAAAATTAAAGATCGTCTAAATCTCTATTTAGATAATCTTCCAACAGTCGTTGAAGTATTCGAAGTCTCTTCTTTCTCAGAGCTTAAAGACAAACTAATAGATGATCCTTCAATTGATATAACCATTTCCTGTCACATGAGTTCTAAGTTTGAAGGAATGAAAATTTCTGGACTCTTATTAAATGAACATCAGAGTGATCTCATTGTGAATACAACTGAAAACTTACAAGATTCATTGGAGTTTAAGGCCTTCTCCAAGTTAGATAATAGAGCGCAAATTATTCAAAACGATATTAACTGCGAGTCCTTTCATCATCTTATTTTAGATATTTTAAAGAAGAGAAGAAACTTAAATTTCAAGTATACAGAAGAAGTTTACAGAAAAGTTAGGCTTTCATATTTCTTACGTTTTAATAAAGTTCTATGTGATGTTTTTATAAAGTTGAGTGATGATAAATATATCAAAGTATTAAAACAGGATGATATTTATACAAGAGATGATCTGCAGAAGTACCGAGAGAAAGATATTAAGTATCTTTATATTCAAGCAGAGGATTACGATGAATTTGGAGCAAGCCTAGCTACAACACCATTTCTTATTGAAGACAAGAATTTAGAATCAAAGTATCTAGATGATGCTGTAATAAACACTTTAGATATTGTTCATGAGATGGTTCTTGAATCGGGATTAACAGATGAAGTTATTAATCTCGTTGACTATACGGCCTACCAAATTGAGAGTAACTTAGAGAATGATAGAATTTTAAATCGTCTGCTCTCAATATTAAAAGACAGGAAGGACTATCTCTTAGATCATAGTTATATGATCGCTTATTTCTCAAATTCTATTTGCTCTTTTATGGAATGGGACTCTGAAGAAATTAGAAAGAAGTTAAGCTATGCTGCCATTTTGCAAGATGTGTGTTTGAGTGATGCAAAAATGGCCTTGATAATGAATCTTCAAAAACCTGAGATGACAAATTATACGCCAGAGCAAATATCTAATTACAAATCTCATCCAGAGCAAATTGCAAATATTGTAAGAGCAAATGATAGTATTCCTCTAAATGTTGATGAAATTCTTCTTTCTCATCATGAAAGACCAGAAGGGAATGGATATCCAAGAGGATTGAGTCATCACCGAGTATCTCAACTTTCTGCTGTCTTTATTGTTGCTCATTCATTCGTAGATGAGCTTTATAGAGAAGAGTTTGACCTAAGTCATATTCCTGAAATTCTCAAGAGAATGGAGAAGCGATTCTCTGTGGGAAATTATAGAAAGCCTCTAGAGGGGCTTATTAGTGTTTTCAAAAAATCTATTCAAGTTGCATAGGTTTAGTAGATGGATAGGTTCATTTCTTGATCGACACCAATCATTTGGCCAACTTCCATTGGAATCCAAGTATTGTCGCCGTGAATTGGTTCACTACTAAAAATGAGATGATTTATTTTTCCATTCTGCGTTGGAGCCTCACATTCTGGGGAAAAATAAGGACAAGTATCTCTCTCGGAACACTTTACTTTATAAGTAGAGTAGAAGAGTTTCTTTCCACCCTGGTGGGCCATCATGGTTTTTCCATTTGTAATAATAAAAGTTAGAAAAGTTTCAGTATTGCTACCATCATCACTTTGATAGTAATCACCAATGATATCAGTGAGGCCTTTTATTGCTCTTTTTATAGCATCTTGAAGGCTTTCAATGTCACAGTGTCTATCCGATAATTCAACCTTTTCACTTAATTTTGTTAGAATGAAGTAAAAAATGATTTCAGAGTCTGTTGTACCTAAAATAAATCTTCGAAGGTGAGGGGAAATTTTACTAATGATTTCATCTCTATATTTAGCAAAGTCTTTAATATTTCCATTATGAGCAAATATCCAATTCCCATATTGAAACGGGTGAGTATTTAAAATATTAACAGTCCCAAGAGTCGCGTTTCGAAGATGAGCAATAACTGTTTCAGAACTTACAATTCCTGATACCTTCTTGAATATATTGTCATTTACTGCTGTTTTTTCAGACCTGATAACATGGGGAGCACCCGCTGTGTAGTAGCTCACACCCCAACCATCAGGGTGCTTATTACTTTGCACTTCGAGAGCATTTTCAGCACTTATAAGGCTGTGGTGAACCTGACTTTGAATAATTGAACGAAAACCAAATAGTCTACACATACCTAACCTATGTTTCTTACCAATAGAGGTATTATAACATAGGTTAGGGTGTGAACTATAGAGGTGTAAATTATACGTCTATTTTAAAGTCTAAATCCCACTCTGAATGAGGGTGAGCTTTTAAAAAATTGATCAAAGAGGCGCAGTGGAGTCGAATATTTCTGACTTGAGTTTTTTTATTTAGATGTTTTATCTTATTGCATCTTTCTTTGATCACACTTGAGCTCATTATAATCGCCATATGAGTAATATGCGATATGAGCATAGAAACTACCCAAAATCTTCCATCAAGAGGAGTCTCTTCTCCAACTTCATCTGTGACTAATTTTAGAAGTATTTCTCCTGCGGGAGGGCCTAGGCTGTCAGAGCAAACACCTTCCGCGTCTGAAAAGTCGATACTTTCATTTAGTATCAATCTAAAAGTATTTAGAAGAGTGTGGCTATGGTCCATAAAGAAGTTAAACATCTCAACAGAGAAATCTCCAAGGTCCATTCCTTCCTTGTAGATTTCTTTAAGCTGCTTTTCAACTTCTATACAATTGTTATTAAAGACTTCAAAATAGAGATTTTGCTTATTGGAGAAGTGGTAATTAACAGAGGCAAGATTTACATCTGCCTCTTTAGCAATATCTCTAACAGAAGTTCCATCATAACCCTTACAACCGAAGAGTTTGAGAGCAACACCAAGAATTTTACACTTTGTATCGTTTACTTTTGTCATACTATTCCTATGCTAGCTCTTCTGTTACTTCTAAGTCGCCTTCGACATGCTTACTTCTCTTCGTTATTCTATTCATGAAGTTCACAAAGTCTTCAAGAATAGCGTATGCAGGAGGAATAAAGGAGAGTGTCAGAATTGTTCCCGACACAAGTCCCCAGGCCATCGCAAGAGTCATTGGAACTAGAGTTGGGTCAGATCCTCCAACCCCATAGGCCGTAGGAAATAGTCCACTGACAGTCGTTAGAGAGGTTACAAGAACTGCTCTAAGTCTCATCCCGGAAGCTTTAACTAGAATTTCGTGAAGAGAGAGTTTACCCTCTGCTCTCATTTCATCAATAAAGCTTATTAGAACAATTCCTGAGTTTACGATAATCCCGGCGAGTCCAATAATACCAATTAAAGCAAGAAAGGAAATTGGACGTGTTCTATCCATATATCCACTAAGAACTGGTGTTGCAAAAGCAATAGAGAAACCTAGTAGCCCTAGAGGGATCGTCATCATAATAATGAGTGGTCTCAGATACGACTTAAAGAGAAAAACAAGTATTGCGAAGATTCCGATAGCAGCTAGAATACTTGCTTGAGCTAAACTTTCCATGGACTCTTTTGTAGACTCTGCAACTCCACCAAATACTAGTGATACACTTGGGTAATCTGATCTAAGCTCTTCGTAAGTTTTTAGAAGAATTTGATTAGCTTCCATTGCTGTAATCTTCTTTTCATTAATTGAACCTGCAAGAGTTTTTGATCTCTTAAAATCAAATCTCTTAATTTGAGGAGTTCCATCTTTTGTTTCAAACTTAGCAAATGTACCTAGTGGAACAAGATTTCCTCTGGTATCCATAATATTAACGTTTTTCAATTTCGAGATGTCTGTTCTATCTTCTTCTTTGAAACTTACTCTGAGGTCTACATCTTTGTTGTTAAGTGTTACCTCTGAAATGATTCTTCCTGAAATAGCACTTCTAACAGTATCTCCAGCATTGAAAATATTTAATCCAAGTTGATCTGCTTTTTCATAATCGATATTTATAAAAACTTCATCATCACCAATAATGTCATTCACTTTTAGGTCGATTACTCCTGGAACTTTGCCAAGTCTTTCTTTCACTTTTCCAATGAGTGTATCTAGCTCTTCTCCGTCATTTGATCTAAAAGTCGCTTCAATATCACTTCCTACCGGAGGACCATTTACTTGAGCTTCAAAAGTGAGAGATTTATAACCATCTTTTGATATTCCTGCTCTCAGCTTTTCTAGAACTGTTGTGTAGAAGAGGTTTAGTTTTGCATCTTCTGTGACATAGATGAAAACAATTCCAACATTATTTCCTTCAGAAGCCTTTGGGTCTGTTAGTTGAACTTTTGATTCTCCTGATCTTCCTACAAGGTGCTCAACATCTTCTCCAAGGACTTCTTTAATCTTACCTGTTAGTGTTTTTAGCTTATCGTTTGTTTCATCAAGCTTTGTTCCATTTGGTAGCTCAAATCTTGCTATATAAATTTCTGTCTGATCAGCAGGAAAGAGAATGAATTTATTTCCTGCTGTCATCATAAATAATGCAAAGATAATTAGACCAGAAAAACCTGCAGCTGCGATATATCTTCTCTTAATAAGAACTTCCATAAATTTTTCAAACTTACTTTCAAATTTATGAAACCAGTCTTTCTTTGAGTTTCCATCTTTGTCTTTTTTTACAGATGATCCTGCACTTACTAATCTCATCGGTAGGAAGAAGAAACTTTCGACAAGAGAAAGTAGGAGGGAAATGGTTACGACAATAGGAATCCATTTAATGAATTGTCCCATAATCCCTTTTGTAACTAACATTGGGAGAAAAGCTGCAATTGTTGTGAAAGCAGTTGCTGTGATTGGTAGCCAAAGACTTCTGATCGATTCGAGGGCCGCTTCTTGTGATGTTTTGCCATCTTGTCTGAGTCTTGTGAAGTTCTCAGAAATAACAACTGAGTTATCAACGAGCATCCCTAGGGCAATAACTAGAGC
This sequence is a window from Halobacteriovorax sp. JY17. Protein-coding genes within it:
- a CDS encoding AMP-binding protein, which gives rise to MNNRLREHILFVREKSEFYRNLYQDVNQTTFSLSDLPILNQESFWGSNGFDNNTVLTSTQPNGVVFKSGGTTGTPKSSYFTQEEWEVFTSDFAFGMDQLNLKEGDRCANLFYSGDLYASFLFINKSVEKLKSKVVQYPITGQTSLEETRKIIENFKINTLFGVPTSLLNLANQFKEKNSQIEHIYYGGEPLFEDQKEKLLEKFPCAHISSIGYASVDGGQLGYVNSTCLAGEHIVFENTIMEIVDIETNKVISETNKVGKLVYTNLSRRLMPIIRYPVGDMATWVEVGTKFKLLGRSDEGARVGPVTISRDDILSALKRSSLGEYVQNIQLVIKRDNGRDYLHVYLGVESKVSLNISESLRNFKEHFALERPMYQKEKNADNIGELEASIVLVDDLQKNPRTGKLRLVIDERFS
- a CDS encoding TetR family transcriptional regulator, which codes for MTKVNDTKCKILGVALKLFGCKGYDGTSVRDIAKEADVNLASVNYHFSNKQNLYFEVFNNNCIEVEKQLKEIYKEGMDLGDFSVEMFNFFMDHSHTLLNTFRLILNESIDFSDAEGVCSDSLGPPAGEILLKLVTDEVGEETPLDGRFWVVSMLISHITHMAIIMSSSVIKERCNKIKHLNKKTQVRNIRLHCASLINFLKAHPHSEWDLDFKIDV
- a CDS encoding efflux RND transporter permease subunit — its product is MKTISKFFIENSKLSIVLMLGMMIYGIMGLAKMNSESYPNVSFATAIVTTRYDGATAQDIETKITKPIEDEIRTVSGLKDVNSTSQSGLSTIVIRIDMDGSGVVVEDVMSDIQKAVDRTNKLPSDLIDRPKFNEIKSEEMPVFQIAVLGSNEGRLRDIISDHLKEEIEDNKLVKGVTLAGYTKRTFQIEVDNNLLNKHHIGMQELISKIQARNVNIPGGNLKQDKTQQLLRLEGKIKNTSELENILIRSNFSGQSIYLKDVAKVVDGEEDIKVKTRYNGEDATLLTIAKKAGADTIALVENVNKKLLEYEKLYKGKAEFKVFLNESIKVKDKLDVLANNAVSGLILVIVFLFIFLPGRIGLMASMSLPLAIMGTLGIMPAFGMNLNTITVLALVIALGMLVDNSVVISENFTRLRQDGKTSQEAALESIRSLWLPITATAFTTIAAFLPMLVTKGIMGQFIKWIPIVVTISLLLSLVESFFFLPMRLVSAGSSVKKDKDGNSKKDWFHKFESKFEKFMEVLIKRRYIAAAGFSGLIIFALFMMTAGNKFILFPADQTEIYIARFELPNGTKLDETNDKLKTLTGKIKEVLGEDVEHLVGRSGESKVQLTDPKASEGNNVGIVFIYVTEDAKLNLFYTTVLEKLRAGISKDGYKSLTFEAQVNGPPVGSDIEATFRSNDGEELDTLIGKVKERLGKVPGVIDLKVNDIIGDDEVFINIDYEKADQLGLNIFNAGDTVRSAISGRIISEVTLNNKDVDLRVSFKEEDRTDISKLKNVNIMDTRGNLVPLGTFAKFETKDGTPQIKRFDFKRSKTLAGSINEKKITAMEANQILLKTYEELRSDYPSVSLVFGGVAESTKESMESLAQASILAAIGIFAILVFLFKSYLRPLIIMMTIPLGLLGFSIAFATPVLSGYMDRTRPISFLALIGIIGLAGIIVNSGIVLISFIDEMRAEGKLSLHEILVKASGMRLRAVLVTSLTTVSGLFPTAYGVGGSDPTLVPMTLAMAWGLVSGTILTLSFIPPAYAILEDFVNFMNRITKRSKHVEGDLEVTEELA
- a CDS encoding HD domain-containing phosphohydrolase, which produces MKILLAQSNHKIKDRLNLYLDNLPTVVEVFEVSSFSELKDKLIDDPSIDITISCHMSSKFEGMKISGLLLNEHQSDLIVNTTENLQDSLEFKAFSKLDNRAQIIQNDINCESFHHLILDILKKRRNLNFKYTEEVYRKVRLSYFLRFNKVLCDVFIKLSDDKYIKVLKQDDIYTRDDLQKYREKDIKYLYIQAEDYDEFGASLATTPFLIEDKNLESKYLDDAVINTLDIVHEMVLESGLTDEVINLVDYTAYQIESNLENDRILNRLLSILKDRKDYLLDHSYMIAYFSNSICSFMEWDSEEIRKKLSYAAILQDVCLSDAKMALIMNLQKPEMTNYTPEQISNYKSHPEQIANIVRANDSIPLNVDEILLSHHERPEGNGYPRGLSHHRVSQLSAVFIVAHSFVDELYREEFDLSHIPEILKRMEKRFSVGNYRKPLEGLISVFKKSIQVA
- a CDS encoding class II glutamine amidotransferase, translated to MCRLFGFRSIIQSQVHHSLISAENALEVQSNKHPDGWGVSYYTAGAPHVIRSEKTAVNDNIFKKVSGIVSSETVIAHLRNATLGTVNILNTHPFQYGNWIFAHNGNIKDFAKYRDEIISKISPHLRRFILGTTDSEIIFYFILTKLSEKVELSDRHCDIESLQDAIKRAIKGLTDIIGDYYQSDDGSNTETFLTFIITNGKTMMAHQGGKKLFYSTYKVKCSERDTCPYFSPECEAPTQNGKINHLIFSSEPIHGDNTWIPMEVGQMIGVDQEMNLSIY